The Corynebacterium suranareeae genome window below encodes:
- a CDS encoding SDR family NAD(P)-dependent oxidoreductase, with protein MSLNGKVAIVTGSGAGLGRAFAQELARQGASVIVNDVNQEAADATVAAIEESGGKAAAVIAPVGSSESAKLLVQGAVDKFGSLDILVTNAGILRDKSLLKMTDDDFDAVINVHLKGTFTCVREAFGYFKENGIAGRIVTIGSPTGQRGNFGQSNYAAAKAGIVGMVRTWALEMKRAGVTINAIIPEAATDMTKTVPYFQKAVEADERGEAMPAFFRETLGFGTPQDVAGLVAFLSSDEAAGISGQAIGAGGDRMQVWHHPEPAVTEFNPGGWTYEALQERGKNIIEDNLQSVGVVFPELPAELQPQIPVKA; from the coding sequence CAGGAACTTGCTCGTCAAGGCGCTTCCGTCATCGTCAATGATGTAAACCAGGAAGCTGCGGATGCCACAGTCGCAGCGATTGAAGAATCCGGCGGCAAAGCCGCCGCTGTTATCGCCCCCGTTGGGTCCTCTGAAAGCGCTAAATTGCTGGTGCAGGGGGCCGTCGATAAGTTTGGTTCTTTGGACATTCTTGTCACAAACGCGGGAATTCTCCGCGATAAGTCGCTGCTCAAGATGACAGATGATGATTTCGACGCAGTGATAAACGTCCACCTTAAAGGTACTTTCACATGTGTTCGTGAGGCATTTGGTTACTTCAAAGAAAATGGCATCGCTGGACGAATCGTCACCATTGGTTCCCCAACTGGTCAGCGTGGAAACTTCGGACAGTCCAATTACGCTGCGGCAAAGGCCGGCATCGTGGGCATGGTTCGTACCTGGGCTTTGGAGATGAAGCGAGCTGGGGTAACCATTAACGCCATCATTCCGGAAGCTGCCACCGATATGACAAAGACTGTTCCGTACTTCCAAAAAGCTGTTGAAGCCGATGAGCGCGGCGAGGCAATGCCAGCGTTCTTCCGTGAGACTTTAGGTTTTGGCACACCACAAGACGTTGCCGGGCTCGTGGCTTTCCTTTCATCCGATGAAGCAGCAGGGATTTCAGGACAGGCTATCGGTGCGGGCGGCGATCGCATGCAGGTCTGGCATCACCCTGAACCAGCTGTTACCGAATTCAACCCAGGTGGTTGGACCTACGAGGCGCTGCAAGAACGCGGCAAGAACATTATTGAAGACAACCTGCAGTCCGTTGGTGTTGTTTTCCCTGAACTGCCAGCTGAGCTGCAGCCACAAATCCCAGTCAAGGCTTAG
- a CDS encoding amidohydrolase family protein, protein MGNHAVKYECAVDVDQIVAVDMHVHLEVDSCGHESMPADIMEASSKYFKAEERTPSADAIADIYRKLNMAAVVFTIDARTQMGHLPNSIDDLVESCARNNDVLIPFGSVDPRTGEDALVEARRQVEELGVRGFKFHPSVQGFDPSAQEFYPLWSLLESFGLPCVFHTGQNGMGAGLPGGRGIKLRFSNPLLLDDVAADFPNLPIIMAHPSVPWQDEANSIATHKANVFIDLSGWSPKYFPESLVKQSNNVLSKKVLFGTDFPLITPEKWLAAFAELPLKDQVRPGILKDNAVKVLGLDAPAAPAAPAAPAAQEPSKAAPEQNKAAQHA, encoded by the coding sequence ATGGGGAATCACGCAGTGAAATATGAGTGCGCAGTTGATGTCGATCAGATTGTTGCTGTAGACATGCACGTGCACTTAGAGGTGGATAGTTGTGGGCATGAATCAATGCCGGCAGATATCATGGAAGCTTCGTCGAAGTATTTCAAAGCAGAGGAACGAACACCTTCGGCCGATGCCATTGCCGATATTTATCGCAAGCTCAACATGGCTGCCGTGGTATTTACCATTGATGCGCGCACGCAGATGGGGCATCTGCCCAACTCGATTGATGATTTGGTAGAAAGCTGCGCCCGCAACAATGATGTGCTGATTCCTTTCGGCAGCGTGGATCCTCGCACAGGTGAAGACGCACTGGTGGAAGCTCGCCGCCAGGTTGAAGAACTCGGAGTTCGAGGATTCAAGTTCCACCCTTCGGTTCAAGGTTTCGATCCATCTGCCCAGGAGTTCTATCCACTGTGGTCACTGCTGGAAAGCTTCGGACTGCCATGCGTATTCCACACTGGTCAAAATGGCATGGGTGCGGGCCTTCCCGGTGGACGTGGAATTAAACTGCGGTTTTCCAATCCACTGTTGCTTGATGATGTGGCCGCTGATTTCCCGAATCTTCCCATCATCATGGCTCACCCGTCTGTGCCCTGGCAGGATGAAGCCAATTCGATCGCCACACACAAAGCCAATGTGTTCATTGATCTTTCTGGTTGGTCACCAAAGTATTTCCCTGAGTCCTTGGTTAAGCAGTCCAACAACGTGTTGTCCAAGAAAGTGCTGTTTGGCACAGACTTCCCATTGATTACTCCCGAGAAGTGGTTGGCAGCGTTTGCTGAATTGCCTCTTAAAGATCAAGTACGGCCGGGAATTTTAAAAGACAACGCAGTAAAGGTTCTGGGTCTAGATGCTCCGGCTGCTCCCGCCGCTCCCGCTGCTCCCGCTGCTCAAGAGCCAAGCAAAGCCGCTCCGGAGCAAAACAAGGCAGCTCAACATGCGTGA
- a CDS encoding acyl-CoA dehydrogenase family protein produces the protein MRDPIQGTVIPSDLFGFAEVLTDAERAVLFDTRKVLEEKVKPHINEAWDRAVFPEEIVQPLQDLQLLDPPTLREAGESVREIFTGFRNFELARCDINVGTYFNASAGLFRTACVVGGSPEQAARLDAQIKSGEVKGVFALTEPDHGSDVAGGLATSATQDSATGEWIINGEKRWIGGAATSDLIATFARDTADNQVKCFLVSPHADGVSMEIIDRKASLRIMQNAHITYNNVRVAEDARLQNINSFKDVSECLRRMRSDVAWMAVGAQAGAYEAAVKYVRSREQFGRPIAGFQLIQEKLALMLGNLTASLGMMVKLTEQQQAGIFKEENSALAKMFTSLKLRETAGWAREICGGNGIILDNDVARFHADAEAVYSYEGTHEINALIVGRAITGVSAFI, from the coding sequence ATGCGTGATCCCATCCAAGGCACGGTCATTCCTTCTGATCTTTTTGGTTTCGCCGAAGTCCTAACAGATGCTGAGCGTGCAGTGCTGTTTGATACCCGCAAGGTTCTTGAAGAAAAGGTCAAGCCACATATTAATGAGGCATGGGATAGGGCAGTATTTCCTGAAGAAATTGTGCAGCCCTTGCAGGATCTTCAACTGCTTGACCCACCGACATTACGGGAGGCGGGGGAGTCTGTACGAGAAATCTTTACCGGCTTCCGCAATTTCGAGCTCGCGCGCTGTGATATCAATGTTGGTACCTATTTCAATGCGTCAGCAGGGTTGTTCCGCACAGCTTGTGTGGTTGGAGGGTCTCCAGAACAAGCAGCTCGGTTAGATGCCCAGATTAAATCAGGCGAGGTGAAGGGTGTCTTCGCACTCACTGAACCTGACCATGGATCTGATGTGGCTGGAGGTTTAGCTACTAGTGCCACCCAAGATTCGGCCACCGGTGAATGGATCATCAATGGAGAAAAGCGGTGGATTGGTGGTGCAGCAACATCTGATCTGATCGCTACATTTGCCAGGGATACGGCTGATAATCAGGTGAAATGCTTCCTGGTTTCACCTCACGCTGACGGCGTATCCATGGAAATCATTGACCGAAAAGCCTCCCTGCGCATCATGCAAAACGCGCACATTACTTATAACAATGTCCGGGTTGCTGAGGATGCTCGGTTGCAGAACATCAATTCTTTCAAGGATGTCTCTGAATGTCTGCGCCGCATGCGTTCTGATGTTGCCTGGATGGCAGTCGGAGCTCAAGCAGGAGCGTATGAAGCAGCAGTGAAGTATGTGCGCAGCAGGGAACAGTTTGGTCGTCCGATCGCAGGTTTCCAGCTCATCCAGGAAAAGCTAGCTCTCATGTTGGGTAACCTCACGGCTTCGCTGGGCATGATGGTGAAACTCACCGAGCAGCAACAGGCAGGAATTTTCAAAGAAGAAAATTCGGCACTTGCCAAAATGTTTACCTCGCTCAAGCTTCGGGAGACTGCTGGTTGGGCGCGGGAAATCTGTGGCGGCAATGGCATCATTTTGGACAACGATGTCGCCAGGTTCCACGCCGATGCTGAAGCTGTCTATTCATATGAGGGCACTCATGAAATCAATGCACTAATCGTTGGCCGCGCCATCACGGGCGTCAGCGCTTTCATCTAA
- a CDS encoding MaoC family dehydratase gives MTTSTTPNTIVSLEDAPGLTGQDLGFSEWRTVTQEMVNTFADATDDQQWIHTDPERAKDGPFGAPIAHGFLTLSMIIPFWGELLDVTGVTTKVNYGLDKVRFTSPVKVGSRIRMGAVVREITEVKGNGLHLVADGTIEIEGQERPAVVATFLTRFYA, from the coding sequence GTGACTACTTCCACCACCCCAAACACCATCGTTTCTTTAGAGGACGCTCCAGGCCTTACCGGACAAGACCTCGGATTCTCCGAGTGGCGCACAGTTACTCAGGAGATGGTGAATACTTTCGCCGACGCCACCGATGATCAGCAGTGGATCCACACCGATCCGGAACGAGCAAAGGATGGTCCTTTTGGCGCCCCGATTGCTCACGGTTTCCTCACCTTGTCCATGATCATTCCGTTCTGGGGCGAGCTGCTCGATGTCACCGGCGTGACCACCAAGGTCAACTATGGCCTGGACAAGGTACGTTTTACCTCACCAGTTAAGGTTGGTTCCCGCATCCGCATGGGTGCCGTCGTCCGCGAGATCACCGAGGTCAAGGGCAACGGCCTGCACCTGGTTGCTGATGGCACCATTGAGATTGAGGGGCAGGAGCGCCCAGCCGTCGTAGCTACCTTCCTCACCCGCTTCTACGCCTAA
- a CDS encoding MBL fold metallo-hydrolase: MEHPAYSQLRPVTPSASVVLCPNPGYSSLEGTNSWVIRAPEDPRSIVIDPGPEDEGHLNVLNSKADEVGLVLLTHRHHDHADGAQRFRQLTGAPVRAMDPTYCAGAGEVHDGEIITIDGVTPQIEVVATPGHTRDSVSYFIWSGVPHESTLEGIVSGDTIAGRHTTMISETDGDLGEYLNSLAILEERGKNIPLLPGHGPDGEDVSSFARKYIERRELRLAQIREIWETRGRDVSMKDLIDAIYDDVDPVLRGAAEQSTHVAIRYLQAQEAAASN; this comes from the coding sequence ATGGAGCATCCTGCTTACAGCCAATTGCGGCCGGTTACCCCGTCCGCATCTGTTGTTTTGTGCCCTAATCCCGGTTATAGCTCGCTGGAAGGCACTAATTCTTGGGTTATCCGGGCACCAGAAGACCCCCGGAGCATTGTCATCGATCCAGGTCCTGAAGATGAGGGCCACCTGAATGTTTTGAACTCTAAGGCAGATGAGGTGGGTCTTGTTCTTTTGACTCACCGTCATCATGATCATGCTGACGGAGCGCAGCGTTTCCGTCAGCTCACCGGTGCACCTGTGCGTGCAATGGACCCTACTTACTGCGCTGGTGCAGGTGAAGTCCATGACGGTGAGATCATCACGATTGATGGTGTTACCCCACAGATTGAGGTAGTGGCAACCCCTGGCCACACTCGTGATTCTGTGTCTTATTTCATTTGGAGTGGAGTTCCCCATGAGTCCACTTTGGAAGGAATTGTTTCCGGTGATACTATCGCTGGCCGCCACACCACGATGATTTCAGAAACCGACGGTGACTTGGGCGAGTACCTGAATTCCTTGGCTATTTTGGAGGAGCGCGGTAAGAACATTCCGTTGCTTCCTGGACATGGCCCAGATGGTGAGGATGTCTCATCGTTTGCCCGTAAATACATTGAGCGTCGTGAGTTGCGTTTGGCTCAGATCCGCGAGATCTGGGAAACCCGCGGCCGTGATGTTTCTATGAAGGATCTAATCGACGCCATCTATGACGATGTTGATCCAGTTCTGCGTGGCGCTGCAGAGCAGTCCACTCACGTAGCGATTCGTTATCTGCAGGCTCAGGAAGCTGCTGCATCAAACTAA
- the glxR gene encoding CRP-like cAMP-activated global transcriptional regulator GlxR gives MEGVQEILSRAGIFQGVDPTAVNNLIHDMETVRFPRGATIFDEGEPGDRLYIITSGKVKLARHAPDGRENLLTIMGPSDMFGELSIFDPGPRTSSAVCVTEVHAATMNSDMLRNWVADHPAIAEQLLRVLARRLRRTNASLADLIFTDVPGRVAKTLLQLANRFGTQEAGALRVNHDLTQEEIAQLVGASRETVNKALATFAHRGWIRLEGKSVLIVDTEHLARRAR, from the coding sequence GTGGAAGGTGTACAGGAAATCCTGTCGCGCGCCGGAATTTTTCAAGGCGTTGACCCAACGGCAGTCAATAACCTCATCCATGACATGGAAACTGTCCGTTTCCCACGCGGAGCAACCATCTTTGATGAGGGTGAACCAGGTGATCGCCTTTACATCATCACCTCCGGCAAAGTGAAGCTAGCACGCCACGCACCGGATGGCCGCGAAAACCTGCTGACCATCATGGGTCCTTCCGATATGTTCGGCGAGCTCTCCATCTTCGATCCAGGCCCACGTACCTCCTCTGCAGTGTGTGTCACCGAAGTTCACGCAGCAACCATGAACTCTGACATGCTGCGCAACTGGGTGGCTGATCACCCAGCTATCGCAGAGCAGCTTCTGCGCGTGTTGGCTCGTCGTCTACGTCGTACCAATGCATCCCTAGCTGACCTCATCTTCACTGATGTTCCAGGCCGTGTCGCCAAGACTCTCCTGCAGCTAGCCAACCGCTTCGGCACCCAAGAAGCTGGCGCACTGCGCGTGAACCACGACCTCACCCAGGAAGAAATCGCACAGCTTGTTGGCGCTTCCCGCGAGACCGTGAACAAAGCTTTGGCCACCTTCGCACACCGTGGCTGGATCCGCCTCGAGGGCAAGTCTGTCCTCATCGTGGATACCGAGCACCTGGCACGTCGCGCACGTTAA
- the nth gene encoding endonuclease III — MGSITPQKRPRVGSHIANKGQETDIGRKRRARRINRTLTVAYPDAHCELDFTNPLELTVATILSAQCTDVRVNQVTPALFRRYPTAADYANADRAELEELIRPTGFYRNKATALIGLGEALDSLYDGQVPSTLAQLVELPGVGRKTANVVLGNAFGVPGITVDTHFGRLVRRLKLTDEEDPVKVEKVMNELIEKPEWTMFSHRLIFHGRRICHSRRAACGACMLAADCPSFGLEGPADPFEAQKLIKSDDREHLLKMAGM; from the coding sequence ATGGGTTCGATTACTCCGCAGAAAAGGCCTCGTGTGGGTTCGCACATTGCCAACAAGGGCCAAGAGACTGATATTGGGCGTAAACGTCGTGCTCGGCGCATTAATCGCACGTTAACGGTTGCATATCCCGACGCGCATTGTGAATTGGATTTTACTAATCCTTTGGAGCTGACTGTGGCCACGATTTTGTCTGCACAGTGCACCGATGTCCGGGTTAATCAGGTAACACCTGCGTTGTTTCGTCGTTATCCCACGGCTGCTGATTACGCCAACGCTGATCGCGCCGAGTTGGAAGAGCTGATTCGGCCGACGGGGTTTTATCGCAACAAGGCGACCGCGTTAATCGGTCTGGGGGAAGCCCTTGATTCGCTTTACGACGGCCAGGTCCCCAGCACCTTAGCGCAGCTGGTTGAGCTGCCGGGAGTCGGGCGTAAAACTGCCAACGTAGTGCTGGGTAATGCTTTTGGTGTGCCGGGAATAACGGTGGATACACACTTTGGCAGGTTGGTCCGACGGTTAAAACTCACTGATGAGGAAGACCCTGTGAAGGTGGAAAAGGTGATGAACGAATTGATCGAAAAGCCTGAGTGGACCATGTTTTCACATCGACTCATCTTCCACGGACGTAGGATATGTCATAGTCGACGCGCCGCCTGTGGAGCCTGCATGCTTGCAGCTGATTGCCCCTCCTTTGGTTTGGAAGGGCCAGCGGATCCATTTGAGGCGCAAAAACTTATTAAAAGTGATGATAGGGAGCACCTGCTGAAAATGGCAGGAATGTAG
- a CDS encoding TlpA family protein disulfide reductase yields the protein MTSSAKWSIVGVVIILAVLVVLIPQLVGGNNAEEDRGEASISNIAKRPDCVASGAAGVELPCLGGENGAGNELPTVVNLWAWWCEPCRAELPIFDEFEQAHPELNVVGVHADQNAANGAALLNDLGVNLSSYQDDSNLFAGTLGLPGVVPITIVVSPEGEVVGTFPQPFESIEDLENAVAGVL from the coding sequence ATGACAAGCAGTGCAAAGTGGTCCATCGTTGGTGTTGTCATCATCCTGGCAGTGTTGGTGGTGTTAATCCCGCAGCTTGTGGGTGGGAATAATGCTGAAGAAGATCGGGGGGAGGCGTCGATAAGCAATATTGCAAAGCGCCCGGACTGCGTTGCCTCCGGTGCGGCGGGTGTGGAGCTGCCCTGCCTGGGCGGTGAAAATGGCGCGGGTAATGAGCTGCCGACCGTGGTGAATCTGTGGGCGTGGTGGTGCGAGCCATGCCGCGCGGAGCTACCGATTTTTGATGAGTTTGAACAAGCCCACCCAGAGCTCAACGTCGTGGGTGTGCATGCGGACCAAAATGCTGCCAATGGGGCTGCACTGCTGAACGATTTGGGCGTTAATCTATCCAGCTACCAGGATGATTCGAATCTTTTCGCAGGCACCCTAGGGCTACCCGGCGTTGTACCGATCACGATTGTTGTCTCCCCGGAAGGAGAGGTCGTGGGCACGTTCCCGCAGCCTTTCGAATCAATCGAGGATCTGGAAAACGCTGTGGCAGGGGTGCTATAA
- a CDS encoding NUDIX hydrolase produces MHTFPDLPHDFPGQNTELAPDKAPVWMHRLIHRIQTGRMADPLEGSEPIGTTDAEKRAAVLMLFSGSETSFDLPNDASVLLTHRTPTMRSHAGQIAFPGGRIDPTDANAVDCAFREAWEETGLDRRTATPLAQLNEVHIRATGYPVYPILGHWHTPSPVAVASPHETDEVFDAPLYDLIDPKNRLMVGWRQWHGPAFRINDYIIWGFTGGLLSAILDTAGWAAEWDTNRIYDLENTLATSRNNERMR; encoded by the coding sequence GTGCACACTTTTCCCGATTTGCCCCACGATTTTCCCGGGCAAAACACAGAGCTAGCCCCAGATAAAGCGCCCGTGTGGATGCATCGGCTCATCCACCGAATTCAAACCGGGCGCATGGCCGACCCCTTGGAAGGATCAGAGCCTATAGGTACTACCGATGCGGAGAAAAGAGCCGCGGTGCTCATGCTGTTTTCCGGGTCGGAAACCTCCTTTGATCTACCCAATGATGCTTCCGTGCTGCTGACGCACCGCACTCCCACGATGCGCTCACATGCAGGTCAGATTGCTTTTCCCGGTGGCAGAATTGATCCCACCGACGCCAACGCAGTGGACTGTGCATTCCGTGAAGCGTGGGAAGAAACCGGCCTGGATCGCCGGACCGCAACCCCATTAGCCCAGCTCAACGAAGTCCATATTCGTGCAACCGGCTACCCGGTCTACCCAATCCTTGGACACTGGCACACACCCTCACCTGTGGCAGTCGCCAGCCCCCACGAAACAGACGAAGTCTTTGATGCCCCGTTATACGATCTCATCGACCCTAAAAACCGGCTCATGGTTGGCTGGCGCCAATGGCACGGACCAGCATTTAGAATCAACGACTACATCATCTGGGGATTCACCGGTGGGCTGCTTTCCGCGATCTTAGATACTGCGGGTTGGGCAGCAGAATGGGACACCAACCGCATCTACGACCTGGAAAATACTTTGGCAACATCGAGAAATAATGAGCGGATGCGTTAG
- a CDS encoding MarP family serine protease gives MLSPSLVVDAIIVLVMAFALWGGWRQGAFTSLLSTVGVVSGLVVGAAAAPFVMSLTDSTALRFLLAIGTVVLLVGLGNLIGAHLGAAIRDNIKFRSSRTLDSGLGAIFQVLATLIVVWLVAIPLATGLPGTVASGIRDSRILHFVDGHTPQGLDTLPSKIAAMLSESGLPPLISPFTGGSSVEVDAPEINVADVELVEAMRPSVIHVMGDAQECSRRLMGSGFVAAPDYVVTNAHVVAGTSMVSLDTMIGTRSAEVVFYDPDLDIAVLYSPGLGLDPLTWASTPLDTGDEAIVMGFPQSGPFNASAARVRERIMITGSNIYANGQHEREAYSVRGSIQSGNSGGPMTNEAGEVVGVVFGAAIDGSDTGYVLTAEEVQNRIGDISMLTQPVDTMQCAVS, from the coding sequence TTGTTGAGCCCCAGCCTGGTCGTCGATGCCATCATCGTCCTCGTCATGGCATTCGCCTTGTGGGGCGGTTGGCGTCAAGGAGCCTTCACCTCACTGCTATCCACCGTCGGTGTCGTCTCTGGCCTGGTGGTTGGTGCAGCAGCAGCTCCATTCGTGATGAGCCTAACCGACTCCACGGCCCTTCGCTTCCTCCTTGCCATTGGCACCGTGGTGCTCTTGGTGGGACTCGGCAATCTCATTGGTGCACATCTCGGCGCTGCAATTCGAGACAACATCAAATTCCGCAGCTCCCGAACACTAGATTCCGGACTCGGCGCGATTTTCCAAGTACTGGCGACGCTCATCGTAGTGTGGCTCGTTGCGATTCCCCTGGCCACAGGCCTGCCGGGAACAGTTGCAAGTGGCATCAGAGATTCTCGAATCCTGCATTTCGTAGACGGACACACACCCCAAGGCCTGGATACACTCCCGTCCAAAATTGCAGCCATGCTCAGCGAATCGGGCCTACCACCACTGATTTCCCCCTTCACCGGTGGATCATCAGTAGAAGTAGACGCTCCAGAAATCAACGTTGCGGATGTGGAATTGGTAGAGGCAATGCGACCATCGGTGATCCACGTGATGGGCGATGCCCAAGAATGCAGCCGACGCCTCATGGGGTCAGGATTTGTAGCAGCACCTGATTACGTGGTGACCAACGCTCACGTGGTTGCCGGAACATCCATGGTTAGCTTGGATACAATGATCGGCACCCGCTCAGCCGAAGTAGTGTTCTACGACCCAGACCTTGATATCGCAGTGCTCTACAGCCCAGGACTTGGCCTAGATCCACTCACGTGGGCATCTACGCCACTAGATACAGGCGACGAAGCAATCGTCATGGGATTCCCACAGTCCGGACCATTCAATGCTTCAGCCGCCAGGGTGCGCGAAAGAATCATGATCACTGGCAGCAACATTTACGCCAACGGCCAACATGAACGCGAAGCCTACTCAGTGCGCGGATCCATTCAGTCCGGAAATTCCGGCGGCCCGATGACCAACGAAGCTGGCGAAGTAGTCGGCGTTGTTTTTGGTGCAGCAATTGATGGATCAGATACCGGATACGTCCTTACTGCAGAAGAAGTCCAAAACCGCATTGGAGATATCTCGATGCTCACCCAGCCGGTCGATACCATGCAGTGTGCTGTTTCCTAA
- a CDS encoding alpha/beta fold hydrolase — MAFFSFSTSPLTRLITGSRAKTASSKRGLASTIASIERSPGIIALDGPFTHDHVSVRGIRLHLAEAGSPTDPLILLIHGAFGGWYDYRDVIDPLAQAGYHVAAIDLRGYGMSDKPPTGYDLRHAAGEINSVIAALGHDDALLVGSDTGASIAWATASMYPQRTRGLVSLGAIHPADMRRAIRRKPYLHLTDISRLTSFLHPLFQIKVTRAARREIVSNTSPSYQRSNAFIETVLLRKKALSIDRTTTPIIRTNRYLVGSVPNKTVSAPVWLLKTNTRRWEHLANIARSRATGAFTAIAIPGGFELPYLEHPGEFAKTIAEFARSAFKPQ; from the coding sequence ATGGCCTTTTTTAGCTTTTCGACGTCTCCCCTCACCCGCCTCATCACCGGCAGCCGCGCCAAAACCGCCAGCTCCAAACGGGGCCTGGCCAGCACCATCGCATCAATTGAACGCTCCCCCGGCATCATTGCCCTAGACGGCCCGTTCACCCACGACCACGTCTCCGTGCGCGGCATCCGCCTCCATTTAGCAGAAGCAGGCTCCCCCACCGACCCCTTGATCCTTTTGATCCATGGGGCTTTTGGTGGTTGGTACGACTACCGCGATGTCATCGACCCACTTGCCCAAGCAGGCTACCACGTCGCCGCCATTGACCTGCGCGGATACGGAATGTCCGACAAACCACCAACAGGCTACGATCTCCGCCACGCCGCCGGTGAAATCAACAGCGTGATCGCAGCCCTCGGCCACGACGACGCCCTCCTCGTCGGCTCCGACACCGGCGCCAGCATCGCCTGGGCCACCGCCTCAATGTACCCCCAACGCACCCGTGGACTTGTCTCCCTCGGTGCCATTCACCCTGCAGACATGCGCCGCGCTATTCGACGAAAACCCTACCTCCACCTCACCGACATCAGCCGGCTTACGTCATTCCTCCACCCACTTTTCCAAATCAAAGTCACCCGCGCCGCTCGGCGGGAAATCGTCAGCAATACCTCCCCCTCGTACCAACGCAGCAATGCCTTTATAGAAACTGTGCTGCTTCGGAAAAAAGCACTATCCATCGATCGCACCACCACGCCGATCATCCGCACCAACCGCTACCTCGTCGGCTCGGTACCTAACAAAACAGTCTCGGCACCCGTGTGGCTTTTAAAAACAAACACCAGACGCTGGGAACATTTAGCCAACATCGCTCGATCTCGAGCAACGGGAGCATTCACCGCCATTGCAATCCCCGGCGGATTTGAGTTGCCCTATCTTGAGCACCCCGGTGAATTCGCAAAGACCATCGCTGAATTTGCGCGCTCTGCTTTTAAGCCTCAGTAG
- a CDS encoding phage holin family protein, which yields MSNKDGLFTDGSSAFAPKVDSIPLSDVDTSVSGEASIGTLISNATSQMSSLFRAEVELAKTELAGEAKKAAVGGGAFSVAGVIALYSSFFFFFFVAALLSEWIKPWAAFLIVFLFMLVLAAALALFGWRKVKKMGAPKNTIQSVNELKNLVPGQATEKLERSNKRGLYTSASFHSPGAVTGKN from the coding sequence GTGAGCAACAAAGACGGACTTTTTACTGACGGTAGCAGCGCGTTTGCACCAAAAGTTGATTCAATTCCCCTCAGCGATGTGGACACCAGCGTGAGCGGTGAGGCGTCCATCGGCACGCTGATCTCCAACGCAACATCCCAAATGTCCAGCCTTTTCCGTGCTGAAGTTGAGCTGGCAAAGACGGAACTCGCAGGCGAAGCCAAGAAAGCAGCCGTGGGCGGTGGCGCATTCAGCGTCGCTGGAGTTATCGCGCTATACAGCTCTTTCTTCTTTTTCTTCTTCGTTGCAGCCCTGCTGAGCGAATGGATCAAGCCATGGGCTGCTTTCCTCATCGTTTTCCTATTCATGCTGGTTCTCGCCGCAGCTCTAGCCCTCTTCGGCTGGCGCAAGGTCAAGAAGATGGGTGCGCCAAAGAACACCATCCAGTCGGTCAATGAGCTGAAAAACCTCGTCCCTGGCCAGGCAACGGAAAAACTCGAGCGCTCCAACAAGCGTGGACTGTACACCTCTGCGTCCTTCCACAGCCCTGGCGCTGTCACCGGCAAGAACTAA